In a single window of the Streptacidiphilus sp. P02-A3a genome:
- a CDS encoding RNA polymerase sigma factor, translating to MSDVEEAVTRAHHDEWARVVASLTRRFGDLDIAEEAAAEAFATAVQRWPTDGVPANPGGWLTTTANRKAIDRIRRENKRDDKHREARLVYDDDPPEPVGAIDDDRLRLIFTCCHPALAPRTRVALTLRMVGGLTVPEIARAHLVAETAVERRITRAKAKIKAARIPYRVPSVEDLPARVSGVLAVLFLVFNEGYLATGPDTDPLRPDLTAEAIRLTRLIRALLPEDGEVAGLLALMLLTEARRGSRVSAGGELVALGEQDRGAWDVALIAEGHRLVRERLAAAAAGVAPGRYQILAAINAVHTSARDMRDTDWSQVLALYDQLVRLDPSPIVALNRAVAVAELDGPEVALAAVDGLEHRLADYHAYHATRADLLRRLGRGQQSRAAYDRAIELAGNTAETAYLTRRRDQLR from the coding sequence GTGAGCGACGTCGAGGAGGCGGTCACCCGGGCCCACCACGACGAGTGGGCGCGCGTGGTCGCCTCGCTGACCAGGCGCTTCGGCGACCTCGACATCGCCGAGGAGGCGGCCGCCGAGGCGTTCGCGACCGCCGTCCAGCGGTGGCCGACCGACGGTGTACCCGCCAACCCCGGCGGCTGGCTGACCACCACCGCCAACCGCAAGGCCATCGACCGGATCCGCCGCGAGAACAAGCGCGACGACAAGCACAGGGAGGCCCGGTTGGTGTACGACGACGACCCGCCCGAGCCTGTCGGCGCCATCGACGACGATCGGCTCCGGTTGATCTTCACCTGCTGTCACCCGGCGCTGGCGCCGCGGACCCGGGTGGCGCTGACGCTGCGCATGGTCGGCGGTCTGACCGTGCCCGAGATCGCCCGTGCCCACCTGGTGGCCGAGACCGCCGTGGAGCGGCGGATCACCCGCGCCAAGGCGAAGATCAAGGCGGCCCGCATCCCGTACCGGGTGCCGTCCGTGGAGGATCTCCCGGCACGCGTGTCCGGCGTGCTGGCCGTCCTGTTCCTGGTGTTCAACGAGGGCTACCTGGCGACCGGTCCCGACACCGATCCGCTTCGTCCCGACCTGACCGCCGAGGCGATCCGGCTCACCCGCCTGATCCGTGCCCTCCTGCCGGAGGACGGTGAGGTGGCCGGACTGCTGGCGCTGATGCTGCTCACCGAGGCCCGCCGCGGCTCCCGGGTATCGGCCGGCGGCGAACTGGTCGCCCTCGGCGAACAGGACCGTGGGGCCTGGGACGTGGCGCTGATCGCCGAGGGTCACCGGCTGGTGCGTGAGCGCCTCGCCGCTGCCGCCGCCGGGGTGGCTCCGGGCCGCTACCAGATCCTCGCGGCGATCAACGCCGTGCACACCTCCGCCCGCGACATGCGCGACACCGACTGGTCGCAGGTCCTCGCCCTCTACGACCAGTTGGTCCGCCTCGACCCCTCGCCGATCGTCGCCCTCAACCGGGCCGTCGCGGTCGCCGAGCTGGACGGCCCGGAGGTGGCGCTGGCGGCCGTCGACGGCCTTGAGCACAGGTTGGCCGACTACCACGCGTACCACGCCACCCGCGCGGACCTGCTGCGCCGACTGGGCCGCGGGCAGCAGTCGCGCGCGGCGTACGACAGAGCCATCGAACTGGCGGGCAACACCGCCGAGACCGCCTACCTGACCCGCCGCCGCGACCAACTGCGGTAG
- a CDS encoding IS3 family transposase, protein MAVSTRAGPWPSWPSSSACACRSGAPASAGTTPWPSRSSPSSSFSILKRELISTRTWPTRAAAHNAIFDFIEGWFNLHRLHSSLGYLSPNDYEALHAA, encoded by the coding sequence GTGGCTGTCAGTACACGAGCCGGGCCCTGGCCCAGCTGGCCGAGCAGCTCGGCGTGCGCCTGTCGGTCGGGCGCACCGGCCAGTGCTGGGACAACGCCCTGGCCGAGTCGTTCTTCTCCATCCTCAAGCTTCTCCATCCTCAAGCGCGAACTGATCAGCACCCGCACCTGGCCCACCAGGGCCGCTGCCCACAATGCGATCTTCGACTTCATCGAAGGCTGGTTCAACCTACACCGACTCCACAGCAGCCTGGGCTACCTCAGCCCCAACGACTACGAAGCACTCCACGCAGCCTAA
- a CDS encoding replication initiator codes for MPAEPQHQPNVFTPGLRPGDLEKLASPGQLPWFVRQLTTLGGCVRPVRLDGHRTEVDAATGLILRHLDSAQIPADCLLVRCGNRRTTRCCSCAEVYHHDTYQLIAAGLRGGKTVPDTVTHHPAPHHLPVLRMRPRHRP; via the coding sequence ATGCCCGCAGAACCCCAGCACCAGCCCAACGTCTTCACCCCCGGCCTGCGCCCTGGCGACCTGGAAAAGCTCGCCTCCCCCGGCCAACTGCCCTGGTTCGTGCGCCAGTTGACGACACTTGGCGGTTGCGTGCGGCCGGTCCGCCTCGACGGGCACCGCACCGAGGTGGACGCCGCCACCGGACTAATCCTGCGCCACCTCGACTCCGCCCAGATACCCGCCGACTGCCTCCTGGTCCGCTGCGGCAACCGCCGCACCACCCGCTGCTGCTCCTGCGCCGAGGTCTACCACCACGACACCTACCAGCTCATCGCCGCCGGACTGCGCGGCGGCAAGACCGTTCCCGACACCGTCACCCACCACCCAGCTCCGCATCACTTGCCAGTGCTGCGCATGCGGCCACGACACCGCCCGTGA
- a CDS encoding caspase family protein has translation MGRAWNSRPGQRRRLWRATSTRSRVRTLVPEGPEGIDYGRSRAILIGVAQYDDEGFRSVPAAANSLTAMHAMLTDPMLGGWPADRVSVHLNPRATGAFAALLADLATSAEDALFFYFVGHGTLSVKSELCLTLSDTDRRHADMTGLEYRKVKEVLGRSPARLKAVVLDCCFSGQAIESLSGEVIDSMAAKGTTVITAADHDQAAHVVPAAEQAEACTSFTHHLVDIVTAGRPHGPDLLTLKEIYPLLRNRLTEHGLPEPNQRTTDTADRFPLARNRALRAVELPDTAVATVALTGLGAGERYALVVWRKGVSLLADPTGRWYGETGRDEQVQREADRMWWPIARWRIPNLKALVVVNDGRVHRIREVYGVDEESTAAGDTGKLALNVSGPLTPERLAERLPGLPMALGDAHPAVQGRMREYVTF, from the coding sequence ATGGGACGAGCGTGGAATTCCCGGCCGGGACAGCGCCGGAGGTTGTGGCGCGCTACCTCCACGCGGTCAAGGGTGAGGACTCTCGTGCCTGAGGGACCTGAGGGCATCGACTACGGACGGTCTCGCGCCATTCTCATCGGCGTGGCCCAGTACGACGATGAGGGATTCCGGTCGGTCCCGGCAGCGGCGAACAGTCTGACCGCCATGCATGCCATGCTTACCGACCCAATGTTGGGTGGATGGCCAGCGGATCGTGTCTCGGTCCATCTGAACCCCCGTGCCACAGGTGCGTTCGCAGCACTGCTTGCAGACCTGGCAACCTCCGCTGAGGACGCGCTGTTCTTCTACTTCGTGGGGCACGGCACGTTGAGCGTCAAGTCGGAGCTGTGCCTGACGCTGAGCGATACCGACAGGCGGCATGCCGACATGACCGGACTGGAATATCGCAAGGTCAAGGAAGTTCTCGGGCGCAGCCCAGCGAGGCTCAAGGCCGTAGTTCTTGACTGTTGCTTCTCCGGGCAGGCCATTGAGTCGCTGAGCGGTGAAGTCATCGACAGCATGGCTGCCAAGGGCACCACCGTCATCACTGCTGCCGATCACGATCAGGCCGCCCACGTGGTGCCTGCCGCCGAGCAAGCAGAGGCCTGTACCTCCTTCACCCACCACTTGGTGGACATCGTCACGGCTGGTCGGCCCCACGGTCCGGACCTGCTCACCCTCAAGGAGATCTATCCGCTGCTCCGGAACCGGTTGACGGAGCACGGACTCCCTGAGCCGAATCAGCGCACCACCGACACCGCCGACCGCTTCCCGCTGGCGCGCAACCGCGCGCTCAGAGCAGTGGAGTTGCCCGATACCGCGGTGGCGACCGTTGCGCTGACCGGGCTTGGGGCGGGCGAGCGTTACGCCCTGGTGGTATGGCGCAAGGGCGTCTCCCTGCTGGCTGACCCGACTGGTCGCTGGTACGGGGAGACGGGGCGTGACGAGCAGGTGCAACGGGAGGCAGACCGGATGTGGTGGCCCATCGCGCGATGGCGTATCCCGAACCTCAAGGCGCTGGTCGTGGTCAACGACGGGCGGGTGCACCGAATACGAGAGGTGTACGGAGTGGACGAGGAGAGCACCGCTGCGGGGGACACGGGCAAGCTGGCCCTGAACGTGAGTGGCCCCTTGACGCCGGAGCGGTTGGCAGAGCGGTTGCCAGGTTTGCCCATGGCGCTCGGTGATGCCCATCCGGCCGTGCAGGGGCGGATGCGCGAGTACGTGACCTTCTGA
- a CDS encoding NAD-dependent epimerase/dehydratase family protein codes for MKVFLTGGSGYIGRSTIRALLRHGIEVTALARSERSARTVADLGATPLTGALADTDVLRGAAGRADGVIHLGADYSEGTAAVDRAAAEAMQDGAGSRPYVHTGGVWVYGDTDGVVAEDAPLSPPRITAWRLDNEKRVLARAATGEHPVVVMPGLVYGRSGGLTQSFFVEPGRAAGAVPCIGDGAAHWALVHVDDIAELYVLALNARAGSVYAGVSGQNLPLAEITLALSHAAGCPGRIDSLSLDQAVRRMGPIAEAFALDQQFTGARARRELGWTPTRLDALAELSQQ; via the coding sequence ATGAAGGTCTTCCTTACCGGCGGCTCCGGCTACATCGGCCGCTCCACCATCCGGGCGCTGCTTCGCCACGGCATCGAGGTGACGGCGCTGGCGCGCAGCGAGCGGTCCGCGCGCACCGTGGCGGACCTGGGCGCCACGCCCCTGACGGGCGCGCTCGCCGACACCGACGTGCTGCGGGGGGCCGCCGGTCGGGCCGACGGGGTGATCCACCTCGGAGCGGACTACTCCGAGGGCACGGCGGCGGTGGACCGGGCCGCCGCCGAGGCGATGCAGGACGGTGCCGGGAGCCGCCCGTACGTGCACACGGGCGGCGTGTGGGTGTACGGCGACACCGACGGGGTCGTGGCCGAGGACGCCCCGCTGAGCCCGCCGCGGATCACTGCCTGGCGGCTGGACAACGAGAAGCGCGTGCTCGCCCGGGCCGCGACCGGGGAGCACCCGGTCGTGGTCATGCCGGGGCTGGTCTACGGCCGATCCGGCGGGCTCACGCAGTCGTTCTTCGTCGAGCCCGGCCGCGCCGCCGGTGCCGTGCCCTGCATCGGGGACGGCGCCGCCCACTGGGCGCTGGTCCACGTCGACGACATCGCCGAGTTGTACGTGCTGGCGTTGAACGCCCGGGCGGGTTCCGTCTACGCCGGGGTCAGCGGACAGAACCTCCCGCTGGCGGAGATCACCCTGGCCCTCAGCCACGCGGCCGGCTGCCCGGGCAGGATCGACTCGCTCTCGCTGGACCAGGCGGTGCGGCGGATGGGGCCGATCGCTGAGGCCTTCGCCCTCGACCAGCAGTTCACCGGCGCCCGGGCCCGGCGCGAGCTCGGCTGGACACCCACACGGCTGGACGCCCTGGCCGAACTCTCGCAGCAGTAG
- a CDS encoding transposase, whose amino-acid sequence MGKKKPRPRRSFTPQFKADIVERCRRGDRTVGQVAKDFDLTETAVRDWVKRAQVDAGEREGLTSDEQEELAVLRRENRRLREDVEILRRATAFFAAGTR is encoded by the coding sequence ATGGGGAAGAAGAAGCCTCGACCGAGGCGGTCGTTCACGCCGCAGTTCAAGGCCGACATCGTCGAGCGCTGTCGGCGCGGGGACCGCACCGTCGGTCAGGTCGCCAAGGACTTCGACCTGACCGAGACCGCGGTGCGGGACTGGGTCAAGCGGGCCCAGGTCGACGCCGGTGAACGCGAGGGCCTGACCAGTGACGAGCAGGAGGAGCTGGCGGTCCTGCGGCGGGAGAACCGCCGCCTGCGCGAGGACGTGGAGATCCTGCGGCGCGCGACAGCTTTCTTCGCAGCGGGGACCCGGTGA
- a CDS encoding YciI family protein, giving the protein MQYLVSVIDDKGNPGSTDRRPAISTFNERLIAEGYWVFAGGLADTDTATVVDNRGEQAVFSDGPFVESKEYLAGVWVWEAPDLDVALKLAAEASKVCDRKIEVRPFQ; this is encoded by the coding sequence ATGCAGTACCTGGTTTCCGTGATCGACGACAAGGGCAATCCTGGCAGCACGGACAGGCGGCCTGCCATCAGCACGTTCAACGAACGACTGATCGCCGAGGGCTACTGGGTCTTCGCCGGCGGACTCGCGGACACCGACACCGCCACGGTCGTCGACAACCGGGGCGAGCAGGCGGTGTTCAGCGACGGGCCCTTCGTGGAGTCGAAGGAGTACCTCGCCGGCGTCTGGGTGTGGGAGGCCCCCGATCTGGATGTGGCGCTCAAGCTCGCCGCCGAGGCGTCGAAGGTCTGCGACCGGAAGATCGAGGTGCGGCCGTTCCAGTGA
- a CDS encoding HAD-IA family hydrolase codes for MTTGRRIAMFDLFGVIARHQRPGALVDMAAECHAPLDAFTEAYWALRPPYDAGRQSAARYWGAVLRRLSRPVGPGTTERLRLADIDSWSRVDDRMVGYVRSLRGRAEVALLSNIPADHADVFGAVQPWLRDLDYVALSGKIKVAKPDPAAFRHCVTAMRAAPADFLFVDDREENVRSARAVGMTGHVFAGLDELETAVDAWLATGTASPEPGS; via the coding sequence ATGACCACCGGCCGACGGATCGCCATGTTCGACCTTTTCGGAGTCATCGCCCGCCACCAGCGCCCGGGCGCGCTCGTGGACATGGCCGCCGAGTGCCACGCGCCGCTGGACGCCTTCACCGAGGCGTACTGGGCCCTGCGGCCGCCCTACGACGCCGGGCGGCAGTCCGCCGCGAGGTACTGGGGGGCGGTGCTTCGTCGGCTGTCGCGCCCGGTCGGTCCCGGCACGACCGAGAGGCTGCGGCTTGCCGACATCGACAGCTGGTCGCGCGTCGACGACCGCATGGTCGGCTACGTGCGCTCGCTGCGCGGCCGCGCCGAAGTCGCCCTGCTGTCCAACATCCCGGCAGACCACGCGGACGTCTTCGGCGCGGTCCAGCCCTGGCTGCGGGACCTCGACTACGTCGCCCTCTCCGGAAAGATCAAGGTTGCCAAGCCCGACCCGGCCGCGTTCCGGCACTGCGTGACCGCCATGCGCGCGGCACCGGCGGACTTCCTCTTCGTCGACGACCGCGAAGAGAACGTGCGCTCCGCGCGAGCCGTCGGCATGACCGGACACGTCTTCGCCGGACTCGACGAACTGGAAACGGCCGTCGACGCCTGGCTGGCCACCGGTACGGCCTCACCGGAGCCGGGATCCTAG
- a CDS encoding DeoR/GlpR family DNA-binding transcription regulator, which produces MSNSNRHRLIARVVMESGSATVPELAELTGASEMTIRRDLDTLAAQGALERVRGGARTLLLRGEEPPFALRAHEATDAKRRIAAEVARLITDGETVLLDSGTTCLEVARLLRGRQITVMPLSLQAIHVLSDAPAPTALMVPGGRPRSGEGALTGPLTLASLAALRFDTAVIGCCGLSAAEGLTAYDLDDAAVKKATIASARRVIAAADGSKLGHTAHAHVGASTVVHTLVTDTTAPADEVAALEEAGTVVTGV; this is translated from the coding sequence ATGAGCAACTCAAACCGTCACCGGCTCATCGCGCGAGTCGTCATGGAGTCGGGGAGTGCCACCGTCCCGGAACTCGCCGAACTGACCGGCGCCTCGGAGATGACCATCCGGCGCGACCTGGACACGCTGGCCGCGCAAGGCGCCCTCGAACGCGTCCGCGGCGGGGCCCGCACCCTCCTGCTGCGGGGCGAGGAGCCGCCGTTCGCCCTGCGCGCGCACGAGGCGACCGACGCCAAGCGCCGGATCGCCGCGGAGGTCGCCCGGCTCATCACCGACGGCGAGACCGTCCTGCTCGACAGCGGCACCACCTGCCTGGAGGTCGCCCGGCTGCTGCGCGGCCGGCAGATCACCGTGATGCCGCTGTCCCTCCAGGCCATCCACGTGCTCAGCGACGCCCCCGCCCCGACCGCGCTGATGGTTCCGGGCGGACGGCCCCGCTCCGGCGAGGGCGCCCTGACCGGCCCGCTCACCCTCGCCTCGCTGGCGGCACTGCGCTTCGACACCGCCGTCATCGGCTGCTGCGGCCTGAGCGCCGCCGAAGGGCTGACCGCCTACGACCTCGACGACGCGGCGGTGAAGAAGGCGACCATCGCCTCCGCGCGCCGGGTCATCGCCGCCGCCGACGGCAGCAAGCTCGGCCACACGGCCCACGCCCACGTCGGCGCCTCCACCGTCGTGCACACCCTGGTCACCGACACCACCGCGCCCGCCGACGAGGTAGCGGCGCTTGAGGAGGCCGGTACGGTCGTCACCGGCGTGTGA
- a CDS encoding MFS transporter encodes MERSLRAARVATFSYFVLDGTLMGMWLVQIPAIEKRVGISNATLGSLLVLLGLGAFLGMQVAGRLADRLGTRVVVRASGVLLGASLVLPGFARDPWVLAGALLVFGFGNGCLDVSMNAHAVHVEKAYRRPVMSAFHAAFSVGGVIAALVGGRAIGAGISPAVTLGAAGAVGVVVALLSARGLLATTSDDLADPAGAAGTTEGHPTDQGAKRRTRSARIWILAALALMCMLCEGAANDWSTLEAKTVLGAPAATAAFAYGTFAATMTIGRLLADRVSGRFGSAAVLRYGAAAGAVGITVVALAPSIWVALLGWALFGLGLSGCVPQLFSAAGHTDPAAAGTNVSRVAGLGYLGMLAGPAVIGWMTRLVALNYALLFPALLLVVAAVTAGILRTGFESASEPASEPGSEPASEPEPEPGPRPAPAQRP; translated from the coding sequence ATGGAACGTTCACTCCGCGCCGCGCGCGTGGCCACCTTCAGCTACTTCGTCCTCGACGGCACCTTGATGGGCATGTGGCTGGTGCAGATCCCCGCCATCGAGAAGCGCGTGGGCATCAGCAACGCGACCCTGGGGAGCCTGCTGGTGCTGCTGGGCCTCGGCGCCTTCCTCGGTATGCAGGTCGCGGGCCGACTGGCGGACCGCCTCGGCACGCGGGTCGTGGTCCGCGCGTCCGGGGTGCTCCTCGGCGCGAGCCTCGTGCTGCCGGGCTTCGCCCGCGATCCCTGGGTACTGGCCGGCGCGCTGCTGGTGTTCGGCTTCGGCAACGGCTGCCTGGACGTGAGCATGAACGCCCACGCGGTGCACGTGGAGAAGGCCTACCGGCGGCCCGTCATGTCGGCCTTCCACGCCGCGTTCTCGGTCGGCGGAGTCATCGCCGCGCTCGTCGGCGGGAGGGCGATCGGCGCCGGGATCAGTCCGGCCGTGACGCTCGGCGCCGCCGGAGCCGTGGGCGTCGTGGTCGCCCTGCTGTCGGCGCGGGGCCTGCTGGCGACCACGTCCGACGACCTCGCCGACCCGGCCGGAGCCGCCGGTACCACCGAGGGACATCCCACGGACCAGGGGGCGAAGCGACGCACCCGGTCGGCGCGGATCTGGATCCTCGCCGCCCTGGCACTGATGTGCATGCTGTGCGAGGGGGCCGCCAACGACTGGTCCACGCTGGAGGCGAAGACCGTACTCGGGGCCCCCGCGGCGACCGCGGCCTTCGCCTACGGCACCTTCGCGGCGACCATGACCATCGGTCGGCTCCTCGCCGACCGCGTCTCCGGGCGCTTCGGGTCGGCGGCCGTCCTTCGCTACGGCGCGGCCGCGGGCGCCGTCGGGATCACCGTGGTCGCCCTCGCACCGTCGATCTGGGTGGCGCTGCTGGGATGGGCGCTGTTCGGCCTGGGCCTGTCGGGCTGCGTCCCCCAACTGTTCAGCGCCGCCGGACACACCGACCCCGCCGCGGCCGGCACCAACGTCTCCCGGGTCGCCGGCCTCGGCTACCTCGGGATGCTGGCCGGTCCGGCGGTGATCGGCTGGATGACCAGGCTGGTGGCCCTCAACTACGCGCTCCTGTTCCCGGCCCTGCTCCTGGTGGTCGCCGCGGTGACCGCCGGGATCCTCCGCACCGGATTCGAGTCGGCGTCCGAACCAGCGTCGGAACCAGGATCTGAACCTGCGTCCGAACCGGAGCCCGAACCCGGGCCCCGGCCGGCGCCCGCGCAGCGTCCCTGA
- a CDS encoding MFS transporter, protein MSPVLTAAAVAPAPSAVRSVWASPLYRGATVALFLSGLGASAAAPQITLFLIQDLHVSLTTAGLYYLTSLTAPVTGYLIGARSDRTGRRLGLFRLCALAGFVGWCAMAMADQVWMPFVISAVVLAFAGGAGSQLFAAVHDDLRATASPVGDGVVSVVRMALTAGWIVGPVAGSLLATAAGPRAMLVATGVCTLAQIVPMGLVRARPAPGEAPAASVPATSAGQRVGVRGMLPLLAFTGLYVLVYAGEPIKYGYLTIYMHEDLRLPTAVSGAVIGIQPLIELALMPLAVVVARRVGMMRLMVLGAAFGVAANLCFALTGGTVGMFAGQVLMGGVWGVFAGLGIIVAQRLLPEAVATASAVFMSSTAIASALGGLTGSLGVGLLGLPHVFLAPALYGLVATVGIAVMSRSRHAVN, encoded by the coding sequence TTGTCACCTGTACTCACCGCCGCCGCCGTCGCTCCCGCCCCGTCCGCGGTGCGCTCGGTGTGGGCGTCGCCGCTGTACCGTGGCGCGACCGTCGCGCTCTTCCTGTCGGGGCTGGGCGCCTCGGCCGCCGCCCCGCAGATCACCCTGTTCCTCATCCAGGACCTGCACGTCTCGCTGACCACGGCCGGCCTGTACTACCTCACCAGCCTCACCGCCCCGGTCACCGGCTACCTCATCGGTGCCCGCTCGGACCGTACCGGCAGACGGCTCGGGCTGTTCCGCCTGTGCGCGCTGGCCGGGTTCGTCGGCTGGTGCGCCATGGCGATGGCGGACCAGGTGTGGATGCCGTTCGTCATCAGCGCCGTGGTGCTGGCCTTCGCCGGTGGTGCCGGGTCGCAGCTGTTCGCCGCGGTCCACGACGACCTGCGGGCCACCGCGAGCCCGGTCGGCGACGGGGTCGTCTCCGTGGTGCGGATGGCGCTGACGGCCGGATGGATCGTGGGTCCGGTCGCGGGCTCGCTGCTGGCCACCGCCGCCGGTCCGCGCGCGATGCTCGTGGCCACCGGGGTCTGTACGCTCGCGCAGATCGTCCCGATGGGCCTGGTGCGCGCCCGCCCTGCCCCGGGCGAGGCGCCCGCCGCAAGCGTGCCCGCGACGTCGGCCGGGCAGCGGGTGGGGGTACGGGGCATGCTGCCGCTGCTCGCCTTCACCGGCCTGTACGTCCTGGTCTACGCGGGGGAGCCGATCAAGTACGGCTATCTGACGATCTACATGCACGAGGACCTGCGGCTGCCGACGGCGGTCAGCGGCGCGGTCATCGGCATCCAGCCGCTGATCGAGCTGGCGCTGATGCCGCTGGCGGTCGTGGTCGCACGCCGGGTCGGGATGATGCGCCTGATGGTCCTCGGAGCCGCCTTCGGCGTTGCCGCGAACCTGTGCTTCGCCCTGACCGGCGGCACGGTCGGGATGTTCGCCGGGCAGGTCCTCATGGGCGGGGTGTGGGGGGTGTTCGCCGGTCTGGGCATCATCGTCGCGCAGCGGCTGCTGCCCGAGGCCGTCGCGACCGCCTCGGCCGTGTTCATGAGCTCGACCGCGATCGCCAGCGCGCTGGGCGGCCTGACCGGGAGCCTCGGCGTGGGCCTGCTGGGGCTGCCGCACGTGTTCCTCGCACCGGCCCTGTACGGCCTGGTGGCGACGGTCGGTATCGCCGTCATGAGCCGCTCGCGGCACGCCGTGAACTGA
- a CDS encoding dihydrofolate reductase family protein — MKLTTMTQVTLDGVMQGNGGASDDRRNGFERGGWARGKGDDGTRAFITRTYQRAEAFLFGRRTYELFADSWGSVDRMRAHPIGVALDEAPKYVASTTLTAPRWGDTTVLRGDLVAAVGELKARPGGELQVHGSGALTRWLLGNDLVDELTLIVVPVILGQGARLFPETGPDLALDLVESRVDSNGVSVQVYRPDGRPRYATA, encoded by the coding sequence ATGAAGCTGACGACCATGACCCAGGTCACCCTCGACGGAGTGATGCAGGGAAACGGCGGCGCGTCGGACGACCGCCGGAACGGATTCGAGCGCGGCGGATGGGCCCGGGGGAAGGGCGACGACGGGACCAGGGCGTTCATCACGCGGACCTACCAGCGCGCCGAGGCGTTCCTGTTCGGGCGGCGCACCTACGAGTTGTTCGCCGACTCCTGGGGATCGGTCGACCGGATGCGCGCGCATCCCATCGGCGTAGCCTTGGACGAGGCTCCCAAGTACGTTGCCTCGACCACGCTCACCGCGCCGCGTTGGGGGGACACGACCGTTCTCCGTGGTGACCTGGTGGCGGCCGTCGGCGAGCTGAAGGCCAGGCCCGGGGGCGAACTGCAGGTGCACGGCAGTGGCGCGCTGACCCGGTGGCTGCTGGGGAACGATCTGGTCGACGAGCTGACTCTGATCGTGGTCCCGGTGATCCTCGGCCAGGGTGCCAGGCTGTTCCCGGAGACCGGTCCCGACCTCGCGCTCGACCTGGTCGAGTCGCGGGTCGACTCGAACGGCGTGTCGGTCCAGGTCTACCGGCCGGACGGGCGCCCGCGGTACGCGACGGCCTGA